The following proteins are encoded in a genomic region of Planococcus lenghuensis:
- a CDS encoding class F sortase: MAELKAGDEIIVEGTDKSLIFQVEAMESTELTDIDVTEVFGYRSSPELVLVTCSGSHSEALGTREERLIVYAGLSEERDRKD, encoded by the coding sequence TTGGCAGAACTGAAAGCGGGCGATGAAATCATTGTTGAAGGGACGGACAAAAGCTTGATCTTTCAAGTGGAAGCCATGGAATCGACGGAACTTACGGACATTGATGTCACAGAAGTTTTTGGCTATCGTTCTTCACCTGAACTCGTACTCGTCACATGTTCAGGAAGCCATAGCGAGGCACTTGGAACCCGGGAAGAGCGGTTGATTGTCTATGCCGGTTTAAGCGAAGAAAGAGACCGAAAAGATTAA
- a CDS encoding glycoside hydrolase family 43 protein: MATIQNPILSGFNPDPSICRVGEDYYIAVSTFEWFPGVGIYHSKDLKNWRLVSRPLSRISQLDMKGNPNSGGVWAPDLSYSDGKFWLIFTDVKVTDGQWKDCHNYLVTSETVDGDWSDPVYLNSSGFDPSLYHDESGKKYLMNMCWDQRVGHHPFYGIFLQEYDAEAQKLTGEVKNIFKGTDIMLVEGPHIYKIDDWYYLLTAEGGTKYDHAATMARSKNIWGPYDVHPENPLLTSFPYPQNPLQKAGHASMVHTHTDEWFLVHLVGRPLPTPNKPLLDPRGFCPLGRETAIQRLEWKDGWPYVVGGNGPSVEIEGPAIEEVTWDKGYDVKDDFDAAQLNLQFQSLRIPVMGTIASLQDNPGHLRLYGKESLTSKFTQAFIARRWQSFNFTAETKVAFQPDNFQQSAGLVNYYNTENWTALQISWNEEKGRILELTACDNFDFSQPLQGQEIQIPEANEYVFLRVDVKTNTYTYSYSFDGDNWTEIPVTFQSHKLSDDYIQGGGFFTGAFIGMQCQDTSGQNKSADFDYFVYQEK; this comes from the coding sequence GTGGCAACGATACAAAATCCGATTTTGTCCGGGTTCAATCCGGATCCGAGCATTTGCCGCGTTGGAGAAGATTATTATATCGCGGTTTCGACGTTCGAATGGTTTCCTGGCGTAGGCATTTATCATTCAAAGGATTTAAAGAACTGGCGGCTCGTATCACGTCCGCTTAGCCGGATCAGTCAGCTTGATATGAAGGGCAACCCAAATTCAGGCGGCGTCTGGGCACCGGATCTTTCCTACAGTGACGGCAAGTTCTGGCTTATCTTCACGGATGTGAAAGTGACAGATGGCCAGTGGAAAGATTGCCATAATTATCTTGTTACAAGCGAGACAGTTGACGGCGACTGGTCTGACCCTGTCTACCTGAACAGCTCAGGATTCGACCCTTCCCTGTACCATGATGAATCGGGCAAGAAGTACCTGATGAATATGTGCTGGGATCAGCGCGTCGGCCACCATCCCTTCTACGGCATCTTTCTTCAGGAATACGATGCAGAAGCGCAGAAGCTGACCGGCGAAGTGAAGAATATTTTCAAAGGGACAGACATCATGCTGGTCGAAGGGCCGCATATTTACAAAATTGATGACTGGTACTATTTGCTGACAGCCGAAGGCGGCACGAAATACGATCATGCGGCTACCATGGCCCGGTCAAAAAACATTTGGGGGCCTTACGACGTACACCCTGAAAATCCGCTGCTGACTTCTTTCCCGTATCCGCAAAATCCGCTGCAGAAAGCGGGCCATGCATCCATGGTCCATACGCATACGGATGAATGGTTCCTTGTACACCTGGTCGGACGCCCGCTTCCGACACCGAACAAACCGCTGCTCGATCCGCGCGGGTTCTGCCCGCTCGGCCGCGAAACTGCCATCCAGCGGCTTGAGTGGAAAGACGGCTGGCCGTATGTGGTCGGCGGGAACGGACCTTCAGTGGAAATTGAAGGGCCGGCTATTGAAGAAGTGACATGGGATAAAGGCTATGACGTGAAAGACGATTTCGACGCAGCTCAATTGAACCTGCAATTCCAGTCACTGCGGATACCGGTCATGGGGACGATTGCTTCCTTGCAGGACAACCCTGGCCATTTGCGTCTGTATGGAAAAGAGTCATTAACATCAAAGTTTACCCAAGCTTTCATTGCACGCCGCTGGCAGAGCTTCAACTTCACGGCAGAAACGAAAGTTGCGTTCCAGCCGGATAATTTCCAGCAGTCAGCAGGGCTTGTTAATTACTACAACACCGAGAACTGGACAGCCCTCCAGATTTCATGGAATGAAGAAAAAGGACGCATTCTTGAACTCACGGCATGCGATAACTTCGACTTTTCGCAGCCGCTTCAAGGACAGGAAATCCAGATTCCCGAAGCCAATGAGTACGTCTTCCTGCGTGTGGATGTTAAAACCAACACCTATACGTATTCCTACTCATTCGATGGCGACAACTGGACGGAAATTCCGGTTACCTTCCAATCCCATAAATTGTCGGATGACTATATTCAAGGCGGCGGGTTCTTTACCGGCGCATTCATCGGCATGCAATGCCAGGATACATCCGGCCAGAACAAATCGGCTGACTTTGATTATTTTGTCTATCAGGAAAAATAA
- a CDS encoding ROK family protein gives MKIAAKRTWNHHVVKEGNKSLVLSRIKDNAPISRASVASQTGLNKGTVSSLVSDLLDDHLICESGPGESSGGRRPVMLLFNEKAGYSIGIDIGVNYLLGVLTDLSGNIYEEKSMVFSKLPYEDIEEKLFATIDYLMAAAPPSPHGIIGIGIGVPGIVDKNGLLLLAPNLDWKNIDLKTTLQEKYQLPITVENEANAGAYGEKKFGASKDFENIVYVSAGIGIGVGLILNGSLYRGSNGFSGELGHMTIQANGEKCRCGNEGCWELYASEQALITKAQQLGIPLPENAGFDLQTLMTLASEGNAEVEALFEQTGDYLGIGIINIINTFNPKQVVIGNRMAAAEEWLSGPIKKRVENQALWFQQNDLEIAFSERSTRSAALGVAAFSIENFLRFNIHQQMAIKV, from the coding sequence ATGAAAATCGCAGCAAAGCGAACGTGGAATCATCACGTTGTAAAAGAAGGCAATAAGTCTCTGGTGCTGAGTAGGATTAAAGACAATGCGCCCATTTCCCGCGCTTCCGTCGCTTCACAGACAGGCCTGAACAAAGGAACTGTCTCTTCCCTCGTCAGCGATCTCCTCGATGATCATTTGATCTGTGAATCAGGCCCGGGTGAATCGAGCGGCGGCAGACGGCCCGTTATGCTTCTCTTTAATGAGAAAGCAGGCTATTCGATCGGAATCGATATCGGTGTTAATTACCTGCTGGGTGTCCTCACCGATCTTAGCGGCAATATATACGAAGAGAAATCAATGGTATTCAGTAAGCTTCCTTATGAAGACATTGAAGAAAAACTGTTCGCCACCATCGATTATCTGATGGCTGCAGCACCCCCCAGCCCGCATGGCATAATCGGGATCGGCATCGGGGTGCCGGGAATTGTTGATAAAAACGGACTGCTGTTGCTTGCACCGAACCTGGACTGGAAGAACATTGATCTGAAAACAACGCTGCAAGAAAAATATCAATTGCCCATCACCGTTGAAAATGAAGCGAATGCAGGGGCATATGGAGAAAAGAAGTTCGGTGCCAGCAAGGATTTCGAAAATATTGTCTACGTAAGTGCAGGCATTGGAATCGGGGTCGGACTCATCCTGAACGGTTCCCTTTACCGCGGGTCGAATGGATTTTCAGGCGAGCTGGGCCACATGACCATTCAGGCCAATGGAGAAAAATGCCGCTGCGGTAATGAGGGTTGCTGGGAGCTTTATGCCTCGGAGCAGGCCTTGATAACAAAAGCACAACAACTGGGGATCCCATTGCCGGAAAACGCCGGGTTTGATTTGCAGACGCTAATGACCCTTGCTTCAGAAGGAAACGCTGAGGTGGAAGCCCTGTTTGAGCAGACAGGCGATTATTTGGGTATCGGCATCATTAACATCATCAATACGTTTAACCCGAAACAGGTCGTGATCGGCAATCGAATGGCAGCTGCCGAAGAATGGCTGTCCGGTCCGATTAAAAAAAGAGTCGAGAACCAAGCCCTGTGGTTTCAGCAGAACGACCTTGAAATTGCATTCTCGGAACGGTCTACCCGTTCAGCCGCCTTGGGGGTCGCCGCTTTTTCCATCGAAAACTTTCTTCGCTTTAATATTCACCAGCAGATGGCGATCAAAGTCTGA
- a CDS encoding extracellular solute-binding protein: protein MTNKKKAIALLASAAAASLALSACSGEEEEGAAVAEEGEDVVIEFMHLWPEGSSKAHYDVVNDIIAEYEEANEGVTVDLEVLSNEQYKDKLRVLSTSGDLPDVGMTWAAGFLTPYVDGNLFASLDDVATELEDEFVPGTVDAYRVDETAYGLPLELNIATIFYNTAIFEEYGVEPPETYEELLAAVEAFNEAGVPPIALGNKDAWTGSLWYMYLADRIAGPEALTQAISGEGDFTDPAFVEAAAKIQELVEADAFVNGFNGLADEEAKSMFMSGQSPMYLIGSWDLPNYTTNEDVPQEFRDSIEYMTFPLVEGEGDANSFVGGPGVGLFVAEESDVKEEAKDFVAYFIQEWGEQAVERAGVIPATKVDAASLDLPQMYIDILGELSEASNITLFADVQMSPEDAQVHLDSIQALFGGEITPEEFAEAHAEAIAQE from the coding sequence ATGACTAACAAGAAGAAAGCGATTGCACTTCTGGCATCTGCTGCTGCAGCATCTTTGGCATTGTCTGCTTGTTCTGGGGAAGAAGAGGAAGGCGCAGCTGTTGCTGAAGAAGGGGAAGATGTCGTCATTGAATTCATGCATCTTTGGCCTGAAGGCAGCTCAAAAGCGCATTACGACGTTGTAAATGATATTATTGCTGAGTATGAGGAAGCAAACGAAGGTGTGACTGTTGACCTTGAAGTGCTGAGTAACGAGCAATACAAAGATAAGCTCCGTGTACTTTCCACTTCCGGTGATCTGCCGGACGTCGGAATGACTTGGGCAGCGGGCTTCCTGACGCCTTATGTGGATGGGAATCTGTTTGCGTCACTTGATGATGTGGCAACAGAGCTTGAAGATGAATTTGTACCGGGTACTGTTGACGCATACCGGGTGGATGAGACTGCTTATGGACTTCCGCTTGAGTTGAATATTGCAACAATCTTCTATAATACAGCGATCTTTGAAGAATATGGAGTTGAACCGCCTGAAACTTATGAGGAATTGCTGGCTGCAGTTGAAGCTTTCAATGAAGCAGGCGTTCCGCCAATTGCACTCGGAAACAAAGATGCGTGGACAGGTTCTCTCTGGTATATGTATCTGGCTGACCGGATTGCAGGACCTGAAGCACTGACACAGGCGATCAGCGGTGAAGGCGACTTCACAGATCCGGCATTTGTTGAAGCGGCAGCGAAGATTCAGGAGCTTGTAGAAGCCGACGCGTTCGTCAACGGTTTTAACGGCCTTGCGGATGAAGAAGCGAAAAGCATGTTCATGAGCGGTCAGTCACCAATGTACCTGATCGGTTCATGGGATCTCCCGAACTACACAACAAATGAAGATGTGCCACAGGAATTCCGCGATTCGATCGAATACATGACCTTCCCGCTCGTTGAAGGAGAAGGCGATGCAAACAGCTTCGTTGGCGGCCCTGGAGTTGGGCTGTTCGTCGCTGAAGAATCAGATGTAAAAGAAGAAGCAAAAGATTTCGTCGCATACTTCATCCAGGAATGGGGCGAGCAGGCAGTTGAGCGCGCTGGTGTAATCCCGGCAACAAAAGTGGATGCAGCGTCTCTTGATCTGCCGCAGATGTACATCGATATCCTTGGTGAATTGAGCGAAGCAAGCAATATCACATTGTTCGCTGATGTTCAGATGAGCCCTGAAGATGCACAGGTTCACCTTGATTCAATTCAAGCACTCTTCGGTGGAGAAATTACACCTGAAGAATTTGCGGAAGCACACGCAGAAGCAATTGCACAAGAATAA
- a CDS encoding carbohydrate ABC transporter permease → MNKVMSNKLFITLYIAPALLLVIVLVFIPLLLSGYYGLMEWDGIGDRTFIGLENYIAGIQDADFWSSAYHSFLLAVFSTLSLAIYLAVSFILASKIKGADLLRKIYLVPMLLSSVAIAQLWVKIYNPTNGILNTLLMNLGIERPPAWLANPDIVLFAIFIPILWQYAGFYILIYYAALKNIPESLIEAARIDGASPIQIALRIKLPLIKEVVSVTIVLAIVGSLKYFDLIWVMTGGGPNGASEVMASYMYKLAFVSYNFGYGSAIGFLLLIITLIATYIVRKLTATRDRIEY, encoded by the coding sequence TTGAATAAGGTCATGTCGAATAAATTATTCATAACACTTTATATTGCACCGGCACTGCTGCTGGTCATTGTTCTGGTCTTCATTCCTTTACTCCTCTCAGGCTACTACGGCCTCATGGAATGGGATGGCATCGGAGATAGAACGTTTATCGGACTGGAGAATTACATTGCTGGTATTCAGGATGCTGACTTCTGGTCGAGTGCCTATCATTCGTTCCTGCTGGCTGTCTTCTCGACATTGAGCCTTGCCATCTATCTGGCTGTATCATTCATCCTGGCTTCAAAAATCAAGGGTGCGGATCTGCTCCGTAAGATCTATCTCGTTCCGATGCTCTTGTCTTCCGTAGCAATCGCCCAGCTCTGGGTGAAGATCTATAATCCGACTAACGGAATTCTGAATACGCTGCTCATGAACCTGGGCATCGAACGTCCGCCGGCCTGGCTGGCAAATCCGGATATCGTCCTGTTTGCGATTTTCATCCCGATTCTTTGGCAGTACGCCGGTTTTTACATCCTGATTTATTATGCAGCGCTGAAGAACATTCCGGAATCGCTCATTGAAGCGGCGCGCATTGACGGAGCTTCGCCTATCCAAATCGCTCTGCGGATCAAATTGCCGCTCATCAAGGAAGTTGTCAGTGTAACGATCGTGCTTGCGATTGTCGGCTCACTCAAATACTTCGACTTGATCTGGGTTATGACAGGCGGCGGACCGAACGGCGCCAGTGAGGTTATGGCATCGTATATGTACAAATTGGCATTCGTCAGCTATAACTTCGGCTACGGCAGTGCCATCGGTTTCCTGCTTCTGATCATTACATTGATTGCGACATACATTGTCCGCAAACTGACAGCAACCAGAGACCGAATCGAATATTAA
- a CDS encoding carbohydrate ABC transporter permease, producing the protein MNRIGYFLLYVCLAAVALFQILPLIWLFLFSLKDNREIFAGSPFALPEQFRWENYAKVWDGGIGVYFFNSVWVTGAAIVLTVLFASMATFAITRMRWKLSGFVLGLFMVGLMIPIHSALIPLYSMFVSVNLIDNPLSLVITYTAYNLPITMMVLLGFYYTLPREVEEAAVIDGCSINRMFFQIILPMTAPVMATVVVINMIYNWNEYVFVNTFISSEEYKTLTVGIQNFIGQYMTDWGAIGATLIISVLPVIIAFIFFSNKVVEGISSSAVKG; encoded by the coding sequence ATGAATCGCATTGGTTATTTTTTGCTGTATGTCTGTCTCGCCGCAGTCGCGCTGTTTCAGATTTTACCGCTCATCTGGCTGTTCCTGTTCTCGTTAAAAGATAACCGGGAAATTTTTGCGGGATCCCCGTTTGCTTTGCCGGAGCAGTTCCGGTGGGAGAACTATGCAAAGGTCTGGGATGGCGGTATCGGCGTTTATTTCTTCAATAGTGTCTGGGTTACGGGCGCGGCGATTGTGCTGACCGTCCTATTCGCCAGCATGGCGACATTCGCTATCACCCGGATGAGATGGAAACTGAGCGGTTTCGTCCTTGGCCTGTTCATGGTCGGATTGATGATTCCGATCCACTCCGCACTCATTCCGCTGTACAGCATGTTTGTCAGCGTGAACCTGATCGATAACCCGCTGTCGCTTGTTATCACTTATACAGCTTATAACTTGCCGATCACGATGATGGTGCTGCTCGGCTTCTATTACACGCTGCCGCGTGAAGTGGAAGAAGCGGCAGTCATTGATGGCTGTTCGATCAACCGGATGTTCTTTCAGATCATCCTGCCGATGACTGCGCCGGTCATGGCGACCGTAGTCGTGATCAATATGATCTACAACTGGAACGAGTACGTGTTCGTGAATACGTTCATCAGTTCAGAAGAATACAAAACACTTACGGTCGGTATCCAGAACTTCATCGGTCAGTACATGACGGATTGGGGTGCCATCGGGGCGACGCTGATCATCTCTGTGCTGCCTGTCATCATCGCATTCATCTTCTTCAGCAATAAAGTCGTTGAAGGAATTTCCTCAAGTGCGGTGAAAGGCTGA
- a CDS encoding YesL family protein: MNSTSSFLYNVVDWIAKFAFLNVLWIAFSLLGAVVLGVFPATAALFAVIRQWLKGNAGMPVFATFWRYYRQEFIKSNLLGLFVWLMLVLIGLDVLYIQAAGGDLAWTHIPLFAFMLLVVLFLFYLFPVFVHYDIPNSQVVKNAFLLMLVNPLTSIMIIFCLVPLFIIMRAFPATAFIFGASSYAFITMWLCLNTFNKANERAAS, encoded by the coding sequence ATGAATTCAACCAGCAGTTTTCTCTATAATGTCGTAGACTGGATAGCCAAATTCGCTTTTTTGAATGTGTTATGGATTGCATTTTCCCTGCTGGGCGCTGTTGTGCTGGGCGTCTTCCCTGCTACAGCGGCTCTCTTCGCAGTCATCCGGCAATGGCTGAAAGGCAACGCCGGCATGCCCGTGTTTGCTACATTCTGGCGTTATTACCGACAGGAATTCATCAAAAGCAATCTGCTCGGCTTATTCGTCTGGCTGATGCTTGTTCTGATCGGACTCGATGTTCTGTATATCCAGGCAGCCGGCGGTGATCTGGCATGGACGCACATTCCACTGTTCGCCTTCATGCTGCTCGTGGTGCTGTTTCTCTTTTACCTTTTCCCGGTTTTTGTCCATTACGATATCCCGAATAGCCAAGTGGTCAAAAATGCGTTTTTGCTCATGCTCGTCAATCCGCTTACCAGCATCATGATCATCTTTTGCCTCGTACCGTTATTCATCATCATGCGTGCGTTTCCGGCTACCGCATTCATATTCGGGGCAAGCTCCTATGCATTCATCACCATGTGGCTTTGCCTGAACACCTTCAATAAAGCGAATGAACGGGCTGCGTCGTAA
- the xylA gene encoding xylose isomerase, with the protein MTYFTNVDKIKFEGASSKNPFAFKFYNPEEKVGGKTMEEILRYAVSYWHTFTMDGSDPFGAGSMQRPWDQYSGLDLAKARVEASFEFYNKIGVPFFCFHDIDIAPEGDNLRETNKNLDTIVSLIQDHMKDSKAKLLWNTANNFTHPRFVHGAATSSNADVYAYAAAKVKKGLEIGKELGAQNYVFWGGREGYDSLLNTNMKLELDNLARFYQMAIDYAQEIGFDAQFLIEPKPKEPTTHQYDYDVATAHAFLQNYGLEKHFKFNIEANHATLAGHTFEHELHYARINNMLGSVDANQGDPLLGWDTDEFPTDLWSTTLAMYEILQNGGLGRGGLNFDAKVRRASFKPEDLFHAHIAGMDAFAVGLRVAQSLIDDNVLENILDKRYETYTTGIGLEIAQGKTDFHKLEEYALGLGNIQQESGHLELIKATINQYLLQAFAK; encoded by the coding sequence ATGACTTATTTCACGAACGTGGACAAGATTAAATTCGAAGGTGCTTCTTCAAAAAATCCATTTGCATTCAAATTCTATAATCCCGAAGAGAAAGTCGGAGGCAAGACAATGGAGGAAATCCTCCGTTATGCCGTCTCTTACTGGCATACATTTACAATGGATGGATCAGATCCGTTCGGTGCCGGCAGCATGCAGCGTCCATGGGACCAGTATTCCGGTCTTGACCTGGCGAAAGCCCGCGTCGAAGCTTCATTTGAATTCTATAATAAGATCGGTGTTCCGTTTTTCTGTTTCCATGATATCGATATTGCGCCTGAAGGCGATAATCTGAGAGAAACCAATAAAAACCTTGATACAATTGTCAGCCTGATCCAGGATCACATGAAAGACAGCAAAGCCAAATTGCTGTGGAACACAGCGAATAACTTTACCCATCCGCGTTTTGTGCACGGCGCTGCGACTTCAAGCAACGCAGACGTCTATGCATATGCCGCTGCAAAAGTGAAAAAGGGCCTTGAAATCGGCAAAGAACTTGGCGCACAGAATTATGTGTTCTGGGGCGGCCGCGAAGGGTACGATTCCTTGCTGAACACGAATATGAAACTGGAACTCGATAACCTTGCGCGTTTTTATCAGATGGCAATCGATTACGCACAGGAAATCGGTTTTGATGCCCAGTTCCTGATCGAACCGAAACCGAAAGAGCCGACAACGCATCAATATGACTACGACGTGGCAACAGCACACGCGTTCCTGCAGAACTACGGACTGGAAAAGCATTTCAAATTCAATATCGAAGCGAACCATGCAACGCTTGCAGGCCATACGTTCGAGCACGAACTGCATTATGCGCGCATCAATAACATGCTCGGTTCGGTGGATGCCAACCAAGGCGATCCGCTTCTCGGTTGGGACACAGATGAATTCCCGACTGATCTATGGTCAACGACACTTGCGATGTATGAAATCCTGCAGAACGGCGGATTGGGAAGAGGCGGCCTGAACTTTGACGCGAAAGTCCGGAGAGCATCATTCAAACCGGAAGATTTGTTCCACGCCCATATTGCCGGGATGGATGCATTCGCAGTCGGCCTCCGCGTTGCCCAGAGCCTGATTGATGATAACGTACTGGAAAACATTCTTGATAAGCGCTATGAAACATATACGACAGGCATCGGTCTTGAAATCGCGCAAGGCAAAACGGACTTCCATAAACTTGAGGAATACGCACTTGGCCTTGGTAATATCCAACAGGAATCCGGCCATCTTGAACTGATCAAAGCAACGATCAACCAGTATTTGCTGCAGGCGTTCGCAAAGTAA
- the xylB gene encoding xylulokinase, protein MKYVIGVDLGTSAVKLLLVDREGKTVGSVSKSYPLIHEKTGYSEQDPAQWVEQTTAGLLDLLKEFDGKTEDIEGISFSGQMHGLVLLDDHNEVLRPAILWNDTRTTAQCRRIVDTIGQERLLAITKNPALEGFTLPKILWVQEHEPEIFKQAKTFVLPKDYLRYKLTGNLHMDYSDAAGTLLLDIASKRWSNDICEAFDINPDLCPPLVASYEETGTVTPEFALASGLPESVRVFAGGADNACGAVGAGILEEGKTLCSIGTSGVVLSYEGSANKDFEGKVHYFNHAAPDAYYTMGVTLAAGYSLTWFKNVFAADESFDELLVDIHSVPAGSGGLLFTPYVVGERTPHADAAIRASFIGMDSSHERKHFARAVLEGITFSLNESIAIFREQGKRIDTIVSIGGGAQNEEWLQMQADIFNADIVRMNSEQGPGMGAAMLAAYGCGWFDSLTECAEAFLKEDKRFRPDEKNAAVYSELFEVYQDVYGQTRTLNDRLAGFRK, encoded by the coding sequence ATGAAGTATGTAATTGGAGTGGATCTGGGAACGAGCGCAGTTAAACTGCTGCTCGTGGACCGGGAAGGAAAGACAGTAGGCAGCGTGTCGAAATCATACCCGCTGATTCATGAGAAAACCGGCTACAGTGAGCAGGATCCGGCGCAGTGGGTGGAACAAACCACGGCCGGTCTGCTTGACCTTCTGAAAGAATTCGATGGCAAAACGGAAGATATCGAAGGCATCAGTTTTTCCGGACAGATGCACGGGCTCGTGCTGCTGGATGACCATAATGAAGTGTTGCGGCCTGCAATTTTATGGAATGATACCCGCACGACAGCTCAATGCCGCCGCATTGTGGATACAATCGGTCAGGAACGGCTGCTCGCAATTACCAAGAATCCGGCGCTTGAAGGATTTACCTTGCCGAAAATCCTGTGGGTACAGGAGCATGAGCCGGAAATTTTTAAGCAAGCGAAAACATTCGTGCTGCCAAAAGATTATTTGCGCTATAAGCTGACCGGCAATCTTCATATGGATTACTCCGATGCGGCCGGCACGCTGCTGTTGGATATTGCATCAAAGCGATGGAGCAACGATATATGTGAGGCGTTCGACATCAATCCGGATCTTTGCCCACCGCTTGTGGCATCCTATGAAGAGACAGGTACAGTCACGCCGGAATTCGCATTGGCTTCCGGTCTGCCGGAATCGGTACGCGTATTCGCCGGAGGGGCAGATAACGCATGCGGTGCAGTCGGAGCCGGAATTCTGGAAGAAGGTAAGACGCTGTGCAGCATCGGCACGTCCGGTGTTGTGCTATCCTATGAAGGAAGCGCCAATAAAGATTTTGAAGGCAAAGTTCATTATTTTAATCATGCGGCACCGGATGCCTATTACACGATGGGTGTAACACTCGCCGCTGGATACAGCCTTACATGGTTTAAAAATGTGTTTGCTGCTGATGAATCCTTTGATGAACTTCTGGTAGACATTCATTCGGTTCCTGCAGGTTCCGGCGGATTGCTGTTCACGCCATATGTTGTCGGGGAACGGACGCCGCATGCGGATGCGGCCATCCGGGCCAGTTTCATCGGTATGGACAGTTCGCATGAACGGAAGCATTTTGCCCGGGCGGTGCTGGAAGGCATTACATTTTCGCTCAATGAATCCATCGCCATTTTCCGCGAGCAGGGCAAACGCATTGATACCATCGTGTCGATTGGCGGCGGAGCGCAAAATGAAGAATGGCTTCAGATGCAGGCGGATATCTTCAATGCGGATATCGTCCGCATGAACAGTGAACAAGGACCGGGAATGGGTGCAGCCATGCTTGCGGCGTATGGCTGCGGCTGGTTCGATTCGTTGACTGAATGTGCGGAAGCGTTTTTGAAAGAAGATAAACGGTTCCGGCCGGACGAAAAGAATGCCGCTGTCTACAGCGAGCTGTTTGAGGTCTATCAGGACGTCTATGGACAGACAAGAACACTGAATGACAGACTGGCTGGGTTCCGCAAGTAA
- a CDS encoding aldo/keto reductase: MNYRQIGNTDLKVSELSFGTWAIGGSWGTTDDRESLKALDVAMDNGVNFFDTADVYGEGHSEELLAKATKGKHDEIHIATKFARAGDINDPAAYSLENVTKYCEASLRRLERESIDLFQIHCPPLEILKRGEVFEALDRLKEQGKIRYYGVSVETVEEGLFSMEQPNVSALQVIFNIFRQKPAFDLFPQAQEKGVGILARVPLASGLLTGKFQKDAAFEADDHRNFNRDGAAFNVGETFAGLEFNRGVELSRELAWIAEGRGNMTRAALRWVLEHDAVSSVIPGFKTVAQVKDNLAALEAPAFSREEMQRLEQFYQEKVHAEIRGAY; this comes from the coding sequence ATGAATTATCGTCAAATCGGCAATACAGATCTGAAAGTAAGTGAATTGAGTTTCGGCACGTGGGCAATCGGCGGTTCATGGGGCACGACGGATGATCGGGAATCCCTTAAAGCGCTCGATGTGGCCATGGACAATGGAGTGAATTTCTTTGATACGGCAGACGTGTACGGGGAAGGGCATAGCGAAGAGTTGCTTGCAAAAGCGACGAAAGGCAAGCATGATGAAATCCACATCGCGACGAAATTCGCCCGGGCCGGCGATATCAATGACCCGGCCGCCTATTCACTTGAAAACGTAACGAAGTATTGTGAAGCCAGTCTCCGAAGACTGGAGCGCGAATCGATTGATCTGTTCCAGATCCATTGCCCACCCCTTGAAATTTTGAAGCGCGGTGAAGTATTTGAAGCGCTGGACCGATTGAAAGAACAAGGAAAGATCCGCTATTACGGCGTAAGTGTGGAAACGGTTGAAGAAGGATTGTTTTCTATGGAACAGCCGAATGTCAGTGCCCTTCAAGTTATTTTCAATATCTTCCGCCAGAAACCGGCATTTGACCTGTTTCCGCAGGCCCAGGAAAAAGGCGTTGGCATTTTGGCCCGTGTGCCGCTTGCAAGCGGATTATTGACCGGGAAATTCCAGAAAGATGCAGCATTCGAAGCGGATGATCACCGGAATTTCAACCGGGATGGTGCCGCATTCAATGTCGGTGAAACGTTCGCTGGCCTGGAATTTAACAGAGGCGTCGAATTGAGCCGGGAACTTGCCTGGATTGCAGAAGGCAGAGGCAATATGACCCGTGCAGCGCTGCGATGGGTATTGGAACACGACGCTGTTTCAAGTGTCATCCCGGGCTTTAAAACCGTTGCGCAGGTGAAGGATAATTTAGCTGCACTGGAAGCACCGGCTTTTTCAAGAGAAGAAATGCAACGGCTGGAGCAGTTTTATCAGGAAAAAGTCCATGCGGAAATCAGAGGCGCTTATTGA